One Tolypothrix bouteillei VB521301 DNA window includes the following coding sequences:
- a CDS encoding FTR1 family iron permease: MNISSALPTFVITLREGVEAALVVGIVLALLDKAKQSRLNPWVYAGIVTGIAISALIGFLFTWLIQALTTINPQYTPVVKPLMEGIFSILAIVMLSWMLIWMTKQAKFMKAQVEGSLSSTLQQDLNAGWGVFTLILVAVVREGFETVLFVTANFQQGLIPAIGAIAGIIVAAIIGVLLFKLGVKINIRQFFQVMGVLLVLIVAGLVATALLKFDRATAALSISNPASESLCFYYDRFAEIHSCILGPMVWNTSHILPDREFPGVVLKSLFGYREHLYLMQAIGYVVFILTVGGLYFRSLLSTESVSTKN; the protein is encoded by the coding sequence ATGAATATTAGTTCCGCCTTGCCTACTTTTGTCATTACACTTCGAGAAGGAGTAGAAGCAGCCCTTGTTGTTGGGATTGTACTAGCTTTGCTAGACAAAGCAAAGCAATCTCGTCTGAATCCATGGGTTTATGCCGGTATCGTTACTGGTATTGCTATCAGCGCACTGATAGGTTTTCTCTTCACTTGGCTTATCCAAGCCTTAACTACAATCAATCCTCAATATACGCCTGTCGTTAAACCATTAATGGAAGGTATATTTAGTATCTTGGCGATTGTGATGCTTAGCTGGATGCTGATTTGGATGACCAAACAAGCGAAATTCATGAAAGCTCAAGTTGAGGGATCGCTCTCCAGTACATTACAACAAGACTTAAACGCCGGTTGGGGTGTTTTTACTCTTATCTTGGTTGCTGTTGTACGTGAAGGCTTTGAAACTGTACTGTTTGTTACTGCTAACTTTCAACAGGGTCTCATTCCTGCTATTGGTGCTATTGCTGGTATTATAGTGGCAGCCATCATAGGTGTATTGCTGTTTAAGTTAGGTGTTAAAATCAACATCCGGCAGTTTTTCCAAGTCATGGGTGTTTTACTGGTACTGATTGTAGCTGGGCTAGTCGCAACGGCGTTGCTTAAGTTCGATCGCGCAACGGCGGCTCTTTCCATCAGCAATCCTGCTTCTGAAAGTCTTTGTTTCTATTACGATCGCTTTGCCGAAATCCACTCTTGCATCCTCGGTCCTATGGTGTGGAATACTTCTCATATTCTTCCCGATCGCGAGTTTCCCGGTGTTGTGCTGAAATCTTTGTTTGGCTACAGAGAACATCTCTATCTCATGCAAGCCATTGGATATGTTGTGTTTATACTAACAGTTGGAGGTTTATATTTCCGCAGCCTCCTAAGCACAGAGAGTGTAAGCACTAAAAATTAG